The Phalacrocorax carbo chromosome 2, bPhaCar2.1, whole genome shotgun sequence region tttttcttctgttccagCACAGTAAAATTCAGCCTTACTTCACCTGTTATTATCATGtgactatatttttttaaaaaaaatgtttcccagatttttaaactgagaataattttgtctttaaacaTGCCTGTTGAATCTAAAAATCCATTTGCTATTTGGCTGGTTGAAATGGATGCCATTAATAAGCAGCTGCTTCACGAGACCTTCATTGTGAAGCTCGGCCAGTTAGTTACATCTGTGGTTTCACATCTGACCCACTGTTTCCTTCTACAGtggcttgtttgtttgtgaATCACCGGGGAACTGCAAGTTGGCCAAGCAGGAGCCGTAGGTTGTGACACCTCCCTCGCTTCCTGCGGGACACCAGCCGGAGCAAGAAAAAGCTATAACCGTAGCGTCTCAATATTTCTGACAGCGTAGCTCGCGTTGTCCAAAGATGCCATTTGTGGGGACTTGTCGATGCTAGAAATCAACATTCTTGCAGAATGTGCCCTTTCAAAAAGAGAAGGGGGAGACTGAGTGGTATGTGCACAGAGCCCCCTGTGCCCTCAGCCCTTATcagctccactgaagtcaggGCTCTATGGCTGGCCACGGCCCTGTGGCAGTTTTGAGGAGAAACCAGCAGCAAGCATCACACCGGTGTTACcagcaaaaaacccaagtgcTTTCCTTTCATGTCGCAGTATTTCAAAATGTTGTCTGGCCAGTGGTGTGAACTGTGAATGAGTATTCCCTACCATAAAACCTAGTAGTTTCCTGGATTAGACCAATTAGTGTTTGTTTAGATAATTCAGGGCTTGAACGACTTCCTCTCCGGAAGCCCCAAGACTGAAGTGCTAAGGCAGCACACCTCGGCTGAGCTGCCTGTGCCTTTGCTCTGAAAGGCTTGCAGATGATAATCACAACTTTACAAATACAGGTGAATTGCAAATCACATCTTAAAGGAGGATGCATTATTCACAGCACTTCTCAGTTATTAACTGATTGGAATTACAGCCTTGATTTTGTGCAGTGGTTGTTCTGTGATGATAACTGAATTTGAAGCCCAGAATCTGAACTTCACACAGCTCCATGAAGTCTTTAGGGGTTGCAGAGGTGAGGAAGGGATATACTATTGTAGtgtgtgttttcatttgcagttttttAGTATGTTCcatctttccaaataaaatggTCTATAAAAGGCCAGTAGCATTCATCTGATGCACCTTCCTTTAGGAGTAGGTGTCTGCTGCTGgtgaggaggagctgggtgggTTCTGTTAGGTCCCTGAAAAGGGCTTTTCACGTTAAACCACACAAATATGAAGCAGAGCAATCTTGTCTCTAAAGAGTTATTCCAGTCTTAAGGAAATAACTTCAGGAACAAATGAGCCTTGGACAtctgttttgcttctctttttttttttctttccagtacgATTTCCATACTAGAAAAGCACACACATGGCTGTGCATATGTTGTTTAATCTCTTAATTGCAATTATGATCAAAAAATGAGGAAGGAAGTCTATGACTAGGAGAGCAAGGCAGAGGGGGAGTTAGGCATATGGGATAGACTGATATTCTTGACTTTCTCCTTCAGGGAATAGATGTCATCTGTCATTCCCCCTAGCCTGGAAGAGATTATATCAAGGGGATATGCTTCATCCATAATGATGAGAtcaccttttctgctcctcagggAGCTGAAGATGGTGAAAGTAGTTTGCTTCCCTCAAGAGCCTGGCAAATAAATTAcagcaaacagcaaaaacaagGGAGTGGGAAAAAGATACCCAAGGGAATCCAGACATGCTGTatgactgtgctggttttggctgggatagagttaattttcttcatagcagctagtatggggccgtgttttggatttgtgctgaaaacagtgtcaaTAACACAGGgttgttttagttgctgctgagcagtgcttaaacagagccaaggccttttctgcttttcaccccaccccaccagcaagtaggctgggaggagacacagctggccccaactgaccaaagggatatcctataccatatgacattatgcttagtatataaagctgggggaaggtgaaggaaggggggatgttcagagtgatggcgcttgtcttcccaagtaactgctacgcgtgatggagccctgctttcctggagatggctgaacacctgcctgcccatgggaagcagtgaatgaattccttgttttactttgcttgtgtgcccggcttttgctttacctatttatctcaacccatgagttttctcacttttactcttccaattctctcccccatcctaccaggaggggagtgagtgagtggcagTATAGGGCTTAGCTGCCAGGCGGGgcttaaaccacaacagtgacAAAAGTGGCTATCTGAATTGCTGGGATATGTGGattcttccttcttttaaaaattggttATGTTTGTTCTCATGCCTTCTTTGGTAGTTTCAGGTGGCTGTTTCCCCTCACATAAGATGCAGGAACGTGCGGAACAATAGGAAAAGGTTACTTGGCCAAGCTTCAGGTTAAACACCTTGCTCTTGACTACTCAGCTGTTCAAATAAAGTTACCTTAGTTTCTCCCGATATATAGTCTTCCAAGTTCAGTGTCAATAGATTTGATATGATTTAAAGTGTTATCTTCAGtgggggaaaacaaaattttttattattattttgcaggTGGCTTCAGGTGAATGCAATGAAGACACTGAGGTTTACAACATTACCCTTAGTACTGGGGATGAGCTCACTTTAATGGGGCAAGCAGAAATACTTTATGCAAAATCTTCTAAGGAGAAGTCACGACTCAAcaccatctttaaaaaaattgggaAACTTAATTCAATTAGTAAGCTAGGCAGAGGCAAAATGCCCTGCCTTATCTGCATGAACCACAGGACCAACGAAAGCATCAGCCTCCCTTTCCAGTGTAAGGGCAAGTTTAGCACCCGCAGCCCGTTGGAGGTGCAGATGCAAGAAGGTGAGCACACAATTCGCAATATAGTAGAAAAAACCAGGCTGCCCGTTAATGTGACTGTGCCAAGTCCCACACCAAGAAATCCTTATGACCTGCATTTTATCCGTGAAGGGCACAGGTACAAGTTTGTCAACATTCAAACCAAGACTGTGGTGGTTTGTTGCGTGCTTCGTGGCAACAAAATTATTCCCATGCATTTTCCCTTGCACTTGACGCTTCCAAAATTTACTCTACCTGACAGTCTGGTGAAGGGGGAGCTGTGGCACGAATCCCTTATTCAGCACTGGTTTAATATATGCCAGGAACAGTTTGACATAGATGAGTATTCCCGCGCCGTGCGAGATGTGAAAACTGACTGGAACGAAGACTGCAAGAGCCCGAAGAAGAGCCGATGCACCGGGCACAGCCACGTGCCGAACTCCCTCAGCTACGCACGGGACGAACTTACGCAGTCCTTCCACCGGCTTTCGGTGTGCGTCTATGGAAACAACTTGCATGGGAATAGTGAAGTGAACCTCCACGGCTGCAGGGACTTGTGTAACGAGTGGGCCCTGTTCTCTCACGATGCTCTTCAGTATCAGGAGTCTGGTGACAGTAGCAGCGATTACCTTTTTCCTGAAGTTAGCGAAGAATCCATGTATCTGCCTACAAAACCAGAACTTCCTTACGAAGAGCTGTGGTTGGACCAAGGGTCTGGAAAGGCTGGTGACCAGCCTCTCACTCGCTCACTAAGTGAGAAGAACAAATGTGACAACTACAGAGGGTCTTTCCGATCAAAGTGTGGTACCGCATCTCTTCCTGTGCCTGCGACTGTCGGAGCAACCACAAAGTCTTCAGATGTTTCCCTACCTCCACCTCCAGTGCCTCCCAAATCAGAAGCAGTAAGTCAGAGTTATTTatgttggtttgtttctttttttagctgCTGAAGAGTTtgcttggggatttttttaggGAAGATTTGCGGGGAGGGTACACGGAAGGCAAGGAAACGGTGAGACTTTATGAGATATGCAACTGCAGCTAGTTTCCTGCCAAGTGTAAGTCATGTCCTAAAAATCACCAGAGTATATTTACTGTAACTGACCTAGTAACTTAATCCTGATACTTTCAGGTGGTatttattggggtttttttctcccacaaaCAAGGTCTAAGAATTGCTAGGTCACTTCCTCCCCTGGCTTTACACATCATCTCTCCACATGGCCTCCgtgttttctcatattttctGTGGCTGAAGTGGGTGGGGCATGACCCCACTTGGAACTGCCTTGGATCACCTTAGTGTGTGCGTCTTCAGTTAACAAGCCCTGATAATCAGGACAGCTAGAATTTTTATGGATTTGAAGTGTTTGTTTATGAGAGATTATCTTCTCTGTTACAAGCCTGTGGCAGATTTTGAAGAATATTAAGTATCATTGACCTCAAGGAAAGTTTATCACACTAGACCTGAACTAATCACTCTGTACTGCttattgaaagaaaacatgtttaagTAGGAGCTGTGTGGAGTTGATAAATGAGCCTTCTAGTGGACTCAATTTTAAACAGAGCATGTTTCCAGTCCTGGGGTTTCTAATGAAAACTCTTGGGAGAAATCACTTCTCCAAACCTGAAATGTCATGGAGACTTCAGaggtaaaaatacaaatatgtttTATCAACAGGAGCTTTTGTGGACTGGGTGGAAAATCCAACTGTTACATGGTCTCTTGACATAGTCctacacatttaaaaacaaaaaaaaaaaaccaaaccacaaaggaaaaaagagaacttCCCCCAGGAAAGAGCGTTTAGTAATCTTTAGCAAAATTTAAGTGATACATCCTTACGTCATATGAATCTAGACGGATTTTCAAGAGAATGGCTGCACAGCAAGCTGAGACTAATCTAAGACCAAAGTGCAGCAAACCATGGTGATCCCATCTCTTTCCTATTCCCATCTTACAG contains the following coding sequences:
- the GAREM1 gene encoding GRB2-associated and regulator of MAPK protein 1 isoform X3, with the translated sequence MQVASGECNEDTEVYNITLSTGDELTLMGQAEILYAKSSKEKSRLNTIFKKIGKLNSISKLGRGKMPCLICMNHRTNESISLPFQCKGKFSTRSPLEVQMQEGEHTIRNIVEKTRLPVNVTVPSPTPRNPYDLHFIREGHRYKFVNIQTKTVVVCCVLRGNKIIPMHFPLHLTLPKFTLPDSLVKGELWHESLIQHWFNICQEQFDIDEYSRAVRDVKTDWNEDCKSPKKSRCTGHSHVPNSLSYARDELTQSFHRLSVCVYGNNLHGNSEVNLHGCRDLCNEWALFSHDALQYQESGDSSSDYLFPEVSEESMYLPTKPELPYEELWLDQGSGKAGDQPLTRSLSEKNKCDNYRGSFRSKCGTASLPVPATVGATTKSSDVSLPPPPVPPKSEAVREECRLLNAPPVPPRSSKPSSTSPSIPPRTVKPARQQTRSPSPTLSYYSSGLHNISVTEGDNTNPTESTPASCYPCNMIKTESKEPESTMPLGSPSTEALPSRLSWPNHFSGTAEGLNRSDFLLDPSRSYSYPRQKTPGTPKRNCPAPLTFDFDGCELPAGYSPLTPAEFTNTISSCPKSASYSLDCTDEKTLGDSNTKQSHSCPALPPRAPKSSEEKTVTDMCPLPLKIDGAEEESKTGSPDLLEDQYLVKKGTQDTFSVSYPFSSPLHLQLAPRSCGDGSPWQPPTDLSGLSIEEVSKSLRFIGLSEDVISFFVTEKIDGNLLVQLTEEILSEDFKLSKLQVKKILQFINGWRPKM